Proteins found in one Gemmatimonadota bacterium genomic segment:
- a CDS encoding sugar kinase has product MSSSSPSGAPSRPRYDVITFGETMIRFSPVDGEMLEQADYLRADAAGTESNMAAALARMGADVAWVSVLPDHPAGRWIASRLALHGVDTSHVAWQGDPDEQPDGRSNRPSRPGVFFLEPGSPPRGSRVVYDRAGSAATGMTPEVVEQALRSGAGIVHTSGITASLSTECRETVARVLGNRAKGGYRTSFDVNYRAKLWSPEGARAALESLLDQVDILVSTSDDAALIFGMDGTPEETVEALHGRFGNEIVVLTLAEGGAVGWSAATGFLYTKPYVVEPVDRLGAGDAFDAGLLYGLLREDLAAGLSYGTALSALCLSERGDMTWSTLEEVKRMARPVHASRSVTSARSEPSTPSTPSTRTTES; this is encoded by the coding sequence ATGTCCTCTTCCTCTCCTTCCGGCGCGCCTTCCCGACCGCGGTACGACGTCATTACCTTCGGCGAGACGATGATCCGGTTCTCGCCCGTGGACGGCGAGATGCTGGAACAGGCCGATTACCTGCGGGCCGACGCAGCGGGCACAGAATCCAACATGGCGGCGGCCCTGGCCAGGATGGGCGCCGACGTGGCCTGGGTCTCCGTCCTCCCCGATCATCCCGCCGGACGGTGGATCGCCTCCAGGCTGGCGCTGCACGGGGTGGATACGTCCCACGTGGCGTGGCAAGGCGACCCGGACGAGCAGCCGGATGGGCGGTCCAATCGGCCCAGTCGGCCCGGCGTATTCTTTCTCGAGCCTGGATCGCCGCCGAGAGGCAGCCGGGTCGTCTACGACCGCGCCGGGTCCGCGGCGACCGGCATGACGCCCGAGGTGGTGGAACAGGCGCTCCGTTCCGGCGCCGGGATCGTGCATACGTCCGGCATCACGGCTTCCCTGAGTACCGAGTGCCGCGAGACGGTCGCCCGGGTCCTGGGCAACCGGGCGAAGGGCGGATACCGGACCTCATTCGACGTTAACTACCGGGCCAAGTTGTGGTCGCCCGAGGGGGCCCGCGCCGCCCTGGAATCGCTGCTGGACCAGGTCGACATCCTCGTATCGACGTCCGACGACGCGGCTTTGATCTTCGGGATGGACGGGACGCCGGAGGAAACCGTCGAAGCCCTCCACGGGCGGTTCGGGAACGAGATCGTGGTGCTGACGCTGGCCGAGGGCGGGGCCGTGGGCTGGTCCGCGGCGACCGGCTTTCTCTACACGAAGCCCTACGTGGTGGAACCGGTCGACCGGCTCGGCGCCGGCGACGCCTTTGATGCCGGCCTGCTGTACGGCCTGCTGCGCGAGGATCTAGCGGCCGGGTTGTCCTACGGCACCGCGCTGTCCGCACTGTGCCTGTCGGAACGGGGGGACATGACCTGGTCCACGCTGGAGGAAGTGAAACGGATGGCCCGGCCGGTCCATGCCAGCCGATCCGTAACGTCCGCCCGGTCTGAGCCGTCCACACCATCCACACCGTCCACTCGGACCACAGAATCATGA
- the fusA gene encoding elongation factor G, whose protein sequence is MKEYNIEKIRNICLAGHGGSGKTSLAEAMLFNTGATNRLGSVDDGNTVSDYREEEIEHRISMNLTPLYCEWNDHDLHILDTPGYSDFTSEVHCAMRVTDNVAIVVKAIEGIEVETERAWEYADQYGLPRMVVVNLLDKEHADFFDALGRLQERFGTQAVPVQIPIGEADGFSGVVDLVAMKAVTFEGGDGKGKRSEIPADLADQAEEQREKLIETVAESDDELLEVYFEEGALTDEQLLEGLRKGVKDGAIFPVLATCASANIGVSGVMDAAAAYMTSPADRPAVTATPSGGGEEIALDPDPSGPLAALVFKTVSEAHIGELTYFRVFSGEIKHGGDVYNSTKNTSERFGQIYHTNGHARNELNAIRAGEIGATVKLKDTHTGDSLSTRQKSFGLEWVEFAEPVANVAVLPKSKDDEEKISTGLSRLHEEDPSFTFRYNSEIKQLILAGAGEMHLDLIVERLSRRFGVEVEMVQPRIPYREAIKGKSEAQGRFKRQSGGRGQFGDVWLRVEPRQRGDGYEFDNGIVGGAVPSRFIPAVDKGIQEAMVEGVMAKYPVVDLKATLYDGSFHTVDSSEMAFKVAASMGFKKAFMEARPVLLEPIYEVDVVVPEDYMGDVMGDLSSRRGRILGMSPRGSNQVVRAEVPLAELYRYSTVLRSITHGRGSHARKFVRYEEMPREIETKVIEESKALEEE, encoded by the coding sequence GTGAAGGAATATAACATCGAAAAAATCAGAAACATTTGCCTCGCGGGCCACGGGGGGAGCGGCAAGACCTCCCTGGCCGAAGCCATGCTCTTCAACACCGGCGCGACGAACCGGCTCGGCAGCGTGGACGACGGCAACACGGTGTCGGACTACCGCGAGGAAGAGATCGAACACCGCATTTCCATGAACCTGACGCCGCTGTACTGCGAGTGGAACGACCACGACCTCCATATTCTCGACACCCCGGGCTATTCCGACTTTACGAGCGAAGTGCACTGCGCGATGCGCGTTACGGACAACGTGGCCATCGTGGTCAAGGCCATCGAAGGCATCGAGGTGGAGACGGAGCGCGCCTGGGAGTATGCGGACCAGTACGGCCTGCCCCGCATGGTGGTGGTCAATCTCCTGGACAAGGAACACGCGGACTTCTTCGACGCGCTGGGCCGCCTGCAGGAACGCTTCGGCACGCAGGCCGTTCCCGTCCAGATTCCGATCGGAGAAGCCGATGGGTTCTCGGGCGTCGTCGACCTGGTCGCCATGAAGGCGGTGACGTTCGAGGGCGGCGACGGCAAGGGCAAGCGCTCCGAGATCCCTGCAGACCTCGCCGACCAGGCGGAAGAGCAGCGTGAAAAACTGATAGAAACCGTGGCGGAATCCGACGACGAACTGCTTGAGGTCTACTTCGAAGAAGGCGCGTTGACCGATGAGCAGCTTCTGGAAGGGTTGCGCAAGGGCGTGAAGGACGGCGCCATCTTCCCCGTATTGGCGACGTGCGCCTCTGCAAACATCGGCGTCTCCGGCGTGATGGACGCGGCGGCTGCGTACATGACTTCTCCGGCGGACCGCCCGGCGGTGACGGCCACCCCTTCGGGCGGCGGCGAGGAAATTGCGCTGGACCCGGATCCGTCCGGTCCGCTGGCCGCGCTGGTGTTCAAGACGGTCTCCGAGGCCCATATCGGGGAACTGACCTATTTCCGGGTTTTTTCAGGAGAAATCAAGCACGGCGGCGACGTGTACAACTCGACGAAGAACACGTCGGAAAGGTTCGGCCAGATTTACCATACCAACGGCCACGCCCGCAATGAACTGAACGCCATCCGTGCCGGCGAGATCGGGGCCACCGTGAAACTGAAGGACACCCACACCGGCGATTCACTGAGCACGAGGCAGAAGTCCTTCGGCCTGGAATGGGTGGAGTTCGCCGAGCCCGTGGCGAACGTGGCCGTCCTGCCGAAGAGCAAGGACGACGAGGAGAAGATCAGTACCGGCCTCTCCCGGCTTCACGAGGAGGATCCCTCCTTTACTTTCCGGTACAATTCCGAGATCAAGCAACTGATCCTGGCGGGTGCCGGCGAAATGCACCTGGACCTCATCGTCGAGCGGCTGAGCCGCCGTTTCGGCGTGGAAGTCGAGATGGTACAGCCGCGCATCCCCTACCGCGAGGCGATCAAGGGCAAGTCCGAGGCCCAGGGCCGGTTCAAGCGGCAGAGCGGGGGCCGCGGCCAGTTCGGCGACGTCTGGCTGCGCGTGGAACCCAGGCAGCGGGGCGACGGATACGAATTCGACAACGGCATCGTCGGCGGCGCCGTCCCGAGCCGGTTCATTCCGGCCGTGGACAAGGGCATCCAGGAAGCCATGGTGGAAGGCGTGATGGCCAAGTATCCGGTGGTCGACCTGAAGGCCACGCTGTACGATGGCTCCTTCCATACGGTCGATTCGTCCGAAATGGCCTTCAAGGTCGCCGCGTCCATGGGGTTCAAGAAGGCCTTCATGGAAGCCCGGCCCGTCCTGCTTGAACCGATCTACGAAGTGGACGTGGTCGTCCCCGAGGACTATATGGGCGACGTCATGGGCGATCTTTCCAGCCGGCGCGGCCGCATCCTGGGCATGTCACCCCGGGGGAGCAACCAGGTGGTGCGGGCCGAAGTGCCACTGGCCGAACTGTACCGCTACTCCACCGTGCTGAGGTCCATCACGCACGGCCGCGGCAGCCACGCGCGGAAATTCGTACGCTATGAGGAAATGCCCCGGGAAATCGAGACCAAGGTCATCGAAGAGTCCAAGGCCCTGGAAGAAGAATAG
- a CDS encoding dipeptide ABC transporter ATP-binding protein encodes MNEPLLQLDNVVKHFELEEGLGRKEEGGTVRALDGVSFSINRGETFGLVGESGCGKSTLGLTVLQLYRPTAGKVFFEGNDLADMSENDLKPVRRRLQMIFQDPYASLDPRMTVGNIVQEPLDIHRVGNRQERRTRLVSLLEMVGLGEAYVDRYPHEFSGGQRQRIGIARAIALNPSLIICDEPVSALDVSIQVQILNLLQDLQSELNLTYLFIAHNLAVVAHISDRIGVMYLGKLIEAGRTDEVTDNPQHPYTQSLLSAVPEISKRRQKQRIQLTGDVPSPVNPPSGCRFHPRCPIAKADCAEHEPEFKQNDSGHWVACHYA; translated from the coding sequence TTGAACGAGCCTTTGCTGCAACTGGACAACGTAGTCAAGCACTTCGAACTGGAAGAAGGGCTGGGCCGCAAGGAGGAAGGCGGCACCGTCCGCGCCCTGGACGGCGTTTCCTTTTCCATCAATCGCGGCGAAACCTTCGGACTGGTGGGGGAAAGCGGCTGCGGCAAGTCCACCTTGGGACTGACCGTGCTGCAGCTGTACCGCCCCACGGCGGGGAAGGTCTTCTTTGAAGGCAACGACCTGGCGGACATGTCGGAAAATGACCTGAAGCCCGTTCGCAGACGGCTCCAGATGATCTTCCAGGATCCCTACGCCTCGCTGGACCCTCGCATGACGGTGGGGAACATCGTCCAGGAACCCCTCGACATCCATCGTGTGGGCAACCGGCAGGAACGCAGGACGAGGCTGGTCAGTCTCCTCGAGATGGTGGGACTGGGCGAGGCCTACGTGGACCGCTATCCCCACGAGTTCAGCGGCGGCCAGCGGCAGCGGATCGGCATCGCCCGGGCCATCGCGCTGAACCCGAGCCTGATCATCTGCGACGAGCCGGTTTCCGCCCTGGACGTGTCCATCCAGGTCCAGATCCTGAACCTGCTCCAGGACCTGCAGAGCGAGTTGAACCTGACCTATCTGTTCATCGCCCACAACCTGGCCGTCGTCGCCCACATCAGCGACCGCATCGGGGTCATGTACCTCGGCAAGCTCATCGAGGCGGGACGGACCGACGAGGTGACGGACAACCCCCAGCACCCCTACACGCAGAGCCTGCTTTCCGCCGTTCCGGAGATCAGCAAACGGCGCCAGAAGCAGCGCATTCAGCTCACGGGCGACGTCCCCAGTCCGGTCAACCCGCCATCTGGATGTCGTTTTCATCCCCGCTGCCCTATCGCCAAGGCCGACTGCGCCGAGCACGAACCGGAATTCAAACAGAATGACAGCGGCCACTGGGTGGCTTGTCATTACGCCTGA
- a CDS encoding tetratricopeptide repeat protein produces MSKFIQTRETTWVRPGTWLAFCILCLSLIGTGPAVAQTTTDPLAGTEATGADADPGAAAAPSTPQDAPPDTSLTLEQRQQAAVQQFLTTVALTKNNLGAVYFEQGHYDSAQVHLEHALEIAPGFAAAYLTMGLVHHARGDSAAALEAFMRTVEGDTLSVARMSTVPPDTVYAWARSQYDRMMVGIPNLAAAHTDMAIAYNQGGYLNEAIHHYRQAIENDSSYVDAYTNLGKVYSDTEEYEQSAEAYEKVLTLSPPEDQLPRIHLNLGVAYMGLERIDDAITEWNRAAVLAPDYMDAYMNLGTAYQNKNMPDSTRAVWERALEVGGQSVVPRVALARLSFAEGRLDDALRYYGEILDLGARDPRISAEIALVHERREDFDQAITNYEQALELVPENAQLKAALSRVRRIVEEREKAIESNKIRVRQIVVATREAADAVMKRLTAGADFAELARETSIDSSRDSGGDLGFFGPGEMIPEFEQAAMGLEVGELSGVVQTPMGFHIIMRIE; encoded by the coding sequence ATGAGCAAGTTCATTCAGACAAGGGAAACCACATGGGTCCGGCCGGGAACATGGCTGGCGTTTTGCATCCTGTGTCTTTCACTCATCGGGACCGGACCGGCCGTCGCGCAGACGACCACCGATCCGCTGGCCGGGACGGAAGCAACGGGCGCTGACGCAGATCCGGGCGCGGCAGCGGCCCCGTCCACCCCACAGGACGCACCGCCGGACACCTCCCTGACGCTTGAGCAACGCCAGCAGGCCGCAGTGCAGCAGTTTCTGACCACCGTCGCCCTCACGAAGAACAACCTCGGCGCCGTGTATTTCGAACAAGGACATTACGACAGCGCCCAGGTTCATCTCGAACACGCCCTGGAGATCGCGCCGGGTTTCGCAGCCGCCTACCTCACGATGGGGCTGGTACACCACGCCAGGGGGGATTCGGCCGCGGCGCTGGAAGCGTTCATGAGGACCGTCGAGGGCGATACGCTCAGCGTCGCGCGCATGAGCACCGTACCCCCCGATACCGTCTATGCCTGGGCCCGTAGCCAGTACGACCGGATGATGGTGGGGATACCGAACCTGGCCGCGGCTCATACCGACATGGCGATCGCGTACAACCAGGGCGGGTACCTCAACGAAGCGATCCATCACTACCGGCAGGCCATCGAAAACGATTCCTCCTACGTCGACGCCTATACGAATCTCGGCAAGGTCTATTCAGATACCGAGGAATACGAACAGTCGGCCGAGGCCTACGAGAAAGTGCTCACCCTGTCTCCCCCGGAGGACCAGCTGCCCAGGATCCATCTCAATCTCGGCGTCGCCTACATGGGCCTGGAGCGCATCGACGACGCGATCACGGAATGGAACCGGGCCGCCGTGCTCGCGCCGGACTATATGGACGCCTACATGAACCTGGGGACCGCCTACCAGAACAAGAACATGCCGGACAGCACGCGGGCCGTCTGGGAGAGAGCCCTGGAGGTTGGAGGACAGTCGGTCGTGCCCCGCGTGGCGCTGGCCCGCCTGTCCTTTGCGGAAGGCCGTCTTGACGATGCCCTGCGTTATTACGGTGAGATACTGGATCTGGGCGCGAGAGACCCGCGCATTTCCGCGGAAATCGCCCTGGTACACGAGCGGCGGGAAGACTTCGACCAGGCGATCACAAACTATGAACAGGCCCTCGAGCTCGTGCCGGAAAACGCGCAGCTGAAAGCCGCGTTGAGCCGGGTCAGGCGGATCGTGGAGGAGCGGGAGAAGGCCATCGAATCCAATAAGATCCGCGTCCGCCAGATCGTCGTCGCCACGCGGGAGGCCGCGGACGCCGTGATGAAACGGTTGACGGCCGGCGCCGATTTCGCCGAACTGGCGCGGGAAACCTCCATCGATTCGAGCCGGGACAGCGGGGGCGACCTCGGGTTCTTCGGTCCGGGCGAAATGATCCCGGAATTCGAGCAGGCCGCGATGGGCCTGGAGGTCGGCGAACTCAGCGGGGTCGTCCAGACCCCCATGGGCTTTCACATCATCATGCGGATCGAGTAA
- a CDS encoding bifunctional folylpolyglutamate synthase/dihydrofolate synthase, giving the protein MNYKEVLDYLYGFVDFEQRPGAAPARMDLSGISALTKALDHPERQWKSVHVAGTKGKGSTAAMIAAIVRECGYRVGLYTSPHLVSLRERIQIDGEPISEPEFAELTERARPAIEGTGPRWKDMGSFFDVLTALAFVYFRERRVDLAVVECGLGGRLDSTNVIRPLVCAITPIGLDHTDRLGETIAEIAREKAGIVKEGVCTVSAAQLPDASEAIREACERHGSSLVQVGVDVRYALKEAAIGRQMIDIESAGRTYEDLALPLSGTYQAANAAMAVGVAQALSDRGMEITDRGVRRGLASVRLPGRLQVLQDRPWVVLDGAHNVLSVESLTDSLRNLFPSRRAIVVLSAHLDKNVDDLCAVIARYADEIIVPERRVLRKRQAAPGDVAEACRRAGTPARTAPSVAAALSESMDRAGPDDLVLMTGCFALVGEALEVLNELEPEETASR; this is encoded by the coding sequence ATGAACTATAAAGAGGTGCTGGACTATCTGTACGGATTCGTGGACTTCGAACAGCGGCCGGGCGCCGCCCCGGCCCGCATGGACCTGTCGGGCATAAGCGCCCTGACGAAAGCCCTGGACCATCCCGAACGGCAGTGGAAATCCGTACACGTGGCCGGGACCAAGGGGAAGGGATCCACCGCCGCCATGATCGCGGCGATCGTGCGCGAATGCGGTTACCGCGTGGGCCTGTACACCTCGCCCCACCTCGTCTCCCTGCGCGAACGCATACAGATCGACGGCGAGCCCATATCCGAACCGGAATTCGCCGAACTCACGGAACGCGCCCGGCCCGCCATCGAAGGAACCGGCCCGCGGTGGAAAGACATGGGGTCCTTTTTTGATGTACTCACCGCCCTGGCCTTTGTGTATTTTAGGGAACGCCGGGTGGACCTGGCCGTGGTCGAATGCGGGCTGGGCGGACGGCTGGATTCGACCAACGTAATCCGGCCCCTGGTCTGTGCGATTACGCCCATCGGCCTGGACCACACGGATCGGCTCGGCGAGACGATCGCGGAAATAGCCCGCGAGAAAGCCGGGATCGTGAAAGAGGGCGTCTGCACCGTTTCGGCCGCCCAGCTTCCGGATGCGTCCGAAGCGATCCGGGAAGCCTGCGAGCGCCATGGGAGTTCACTGGTGCAGGTGGGCGTCGACGTGCGGTATGCGCTCAAGGAAGCGGCGATCGGCCGGCAGATGATCGACATAGAGTCCGCGGGCCGGACGTACGAAGACCTCGCGCTCCCGCTCTCCGGGACGTACCAGGCCGCCAACGCGGCCATGGCGGTGGGGGTGGCGCAGGCGCTGTCTGACCGGGGCATGGAGATCACGGACCGTGGTGTGCGCCGCGGCCTGGCCTCGGTGCGGCTGCCCGGACGCCTGCAGGTCCTTCAGGACCGGCCCTGGGTGGTGCTGGACGGCGCCCACAACGTGCTGTCGGTCGAAAGCCTGACGGACAGCCTGCGCAACCTGTTTCCGTCCCGGCGCGCCATCGTCGTGCTTTCCGCGCACCTGGACAAGAACGTAGACGATCTGTGCGCGGTCATCGCACGGTACGCCGACGAGATTATCGTCCCCGAGCGGCGCGTGCTGCGGAAAAGGCAGGCGGCTCCCGGGGACGTGGCGGAAGCCTGCAGGCGTGCCGGAACGCCGGCGCGAACGGCGCCGTCGGTGGCGGCGGCCCTCTCCGAATCGATGGACAGGGCGGGACCGGACGACCTGGTCCTGATGACGGGATGCTTCGCGCTGGTGGGAGAGGCCCTGGAAGTGCTGAACGAACTGGAACCCGAAGAAACGGCAAGTCGTTGA
- a CDS encoding YebC/PmpR family DNA-binding transcriptional regulator yields MSGHSKWSTIKRKKEQKDAARGKIFTRVIKEITIAARQGGGSVTANPRLRTAVLAARAENVPQANIDRAIARGTGELDGVHYEELVYEGYGPAGVALLVEAVTDNKNRTTSEMRHAFTKNGGNMGEAGCVAWMFDQKGTIVVDKDGVDEDEVMMVALDAGAEDIQDEGETLDVLTAVSDFEAVRVQLEESGFAPLRAEIGRIPKSTVAVAGQDAQQLLRLMEVLEDHDDVQHVYANFDVDDKVLEEMNG; encoded by the coding sequence GTGTCGGGTCATTCCAAGTGGAGCACGATCAAGCGGAAGAAGGAGCAGAAAGACGCCGCCCGCGGGAAGATATTCACCCGGGTCATCAAGGAGATCACTATTGCCGCGCGGCAGGGCGGCGGGTCGGTCACGGCCAATCCCCGGCTCCGGACGGCCGTACTCGCCGCCAGGGCGGAAAACGTGCCCCAGGCCAACATCGACCGGGCCATCGCGCGCGGCACGGGCGAACTGGATGGCGTGCATTACGAGGAACTGGTCTACGAGGGCTACGGTCCGGCCGGGGTGGCGCTGCTGGTGGAAGCAGTAACGGACAACAAGAACCGCACCACGTCCGAGATGCGCCATGCTTTCACCAAGAACGGCGGCAACATGGGTGAGGCGGGCTGCGTGGCCTGGATGTTCGACCAGAAGGGCACGATCGTGGTGGACAAGGACGGCGTCGACGAGGACGAGGTCATGATGGTCGCCCTCGACGCCGGCGCCGAAGACATCCAGGACGAGGGAGAGACCCTGGATGTGCTGACGGCCGTTTCCGATTTCGAGGCGGTCCGCGTCCAGCTCGAGGAGAGCGGCTTCGCCCCCCTGCGGGCGGAAATCGGCCGCATCCCGAAGTCGACCGTGGCTGTCGCGGGTCAGGATGCGCAACAGCTTCTCCGGTTGATGGAGGTTCTGGAGGACCACGACGACGTCCAGCATGTATACGCCAATTTCGACGTGGACGACAAGGTGCTGGAGGAAATGAACGGGTAG
- the trxB gene encoding thioredoxin-disulfide reductase, giving the protein MEQVVIIGGGPAGYTAALYAARANLSPVVLTGSTIGGQLSLTSEIENFPGFPESLGGMDLMDRMRQQAERFGAEMKYEEVTSVAFEPGAHRITTDRNEYTAKAIVISTGSSPRLLGVPGEERFFGRGVSTCATCDGAFYRDQKVAVVGGGDSAMEEGLFLTRFASHVWIIHRRHELRASRIMQERALKHPKIAFQWGSVVDEVLGDETTGVTGVRVRELESDQVRELDAEGLFIAIGHTPNTDLFKDKLEVDEQGYILTDRRQHTSEPGVFAGGDVQDHVYRQAVTAAGTGCAAAMEAEKYIAENAD; this is encoded by the coding sequence ATGGAGCAGGTCGTCATCATCGGCGGGGGACCGGCGGGTTATACGGCGGCCCTTTACGCGGCCCGGGCGAACCTCTCCCCCGTCGTGCTGACGGGCAGCACGATCGGCGGGCAGCTGTCGCTCACCAGCGAGATCGAGAACTTCCCGGGATTTCCCGAGAGCCTGGGCGGCATGGATCTCATGGACCGTATGCGGCAGCAGGCCGAACGTTTCGGCGCCGAGATGAAGTACGAGGAAGTCACCTCCGTGGCGTTCGAACCGGGGGCGCACCGGATCACGACGGACCGGAACGAGTATACCGCGAAGGCCATAGTGATCAGTACCGGTTCGTCGCCCCGACTGCTCGGCGTGCCGGGCGAGGAAAGGTTCTTCGGGCGGGGCGTCTCCACCTGCGCGACCTGTGACGGCGCCTTCTACCGGGACCAGAAGGTCGCCGTGGTGGGCGGCGGCGACAGCGCCATGGAGGAAGGGCTCTTCCTGACACGGTTCGCGAGCCACGTCTGGATCATACACCGCCGCCACGAACTGAGGGCGAGCAGGATCATGCAGGAACGGGCCCTGAAACATCCGAAGATCGCGTTCCAGTGGGGGTCCGTGGTCGACGAGGTGCTGGGTGACGAAACCACCGGCGTGACCGGCGTGCGCGTGCGGGAACTGGAATCGGACCAGGTTCGGGAACTGGACGCCGAGGGCCTCTTCATCGCCATCGGCCACACGCCCAATACCGATCTCTTCAAAGACAAGCTCGAAGTGGACGAGCAGGGCTACATCCTGACGGACCGGCGGCAGCACACCAGCGAGCCCGGCGTGTTCGCGGGCGGGGACGTGCAGGACCACGTTTACCGTCAGGCGGTCACCGCGGCGGGCACGGGATGCGCCGCCGCCATGGAAGCGGAGAAATACATCGCTGAGAACGCGGACTAG
- a CDS encoding serine acetyltransferase: MSETRSQIGATSSRIVQSYDAIGGLNRIDGKNLPSRERVYGILKDLLALCFPGYFGAEPLVTKNVAFYVDGLVDTIYIRLREEVTRSLMHDAQCKGKDPVACEEIADRIALELLEAVPGIRKLLMSDVEAAYDGDPAAKSHDEIILSYPCVEAISTYRIAHELYLRNTPLIPRIMSEHAHSRTGIDIHPGATIGTRFFIDHGTGVVIGETTLIGNNVKLYQGVTLGALSFRKDDGGRLVKGGKRHPTIEDDVVIYAGATILGGETTIGHDSVIGASVWLTEPVPPHSKVTIGDPNLDVVKHDARTA; encoded by the coding sequence ATGTCTGAAACGCGCAGTCAGATCGGCGCCACTTCCTCCCGGATCGTGCAATCCTACGATGCGATCGGCGGCCTGAACCGTATCGACGGCAAGAACCTGCCTTCCCGGGAACGGGTCTACGGCATCCTGAAGGACCTGCTGGCGCTCTGCTTTCCCGGCTACTTCGGCGCCGAACCTCTCGTGACGAAGAACGTGGCCTTCTACGTGGACGGACTGGTGGACACCATCTACATCCGCCTGAGAGAGGAAGTGACCCGGAGCCTCATGCACGACGCGCAATGCAAGGGAAAGGACCCCGTGGCCTGCGAGGAAATAGCCGACCGGATCGCACTCGAACTGCTGGAGGCCGTTCCCGGTATCCGGAAGCTGCTCATGAGCGACGTGGAAGCCGCCTACGACGGGGATCCCGCGGCGAAGAGCCACGACGAGATCATCCTCAGCTACCCGTGCGTGGAAGCCATCTCCACCTACCGGATCGCCCATGAACTGTACTTGAGGAATACGCCGCTCATCCCGCGGATCATGTCCGAGCACGCCCACAGCCGCACGGGCATCGACATCCACCCGGGCGCGACCATCGGCACCCGTTTCTTCATCGACCACGGAACGGGCGTCGTCATCGGGGAAACGACGCTGATCGGCAACAATGTGAAACTCTACCAGGGCGTGACGCTCGGCGCGCTGAGTTTCAGGAAGGATGACGGCGGGCGGCTCGTCAAGGGCGGCAAGCGCCACCCTACCATCGAAGACGACGTAGTCATCTACGCCGGGGCGACGATCCTGGGCGGCGAAACGACGATCGGACACGACTCGGTCATCGGGGCCAGCGTCTGGCTGACGGAACCGGTGCCGCCCCATTCCAAAGTTACCATCGGCGACCCGAACCTGGACGTGGTGAAGCACGACGCCCGAACGGCCTAG
- a CDS encoding ABC transporter ATP-binding protein: MEPLLKVDNLSTHFLTRGGAVRAVDDVSFEVAEGETVGIVGESGCGKSATVLSIMRLIPSPPGRIVSGNILFRPGADEPAVDLRTISEREMQEIRGNIVSMVFQDPMTSLNPVLTIGWQLREPLQLHLDLDKKQATDRSIELLQMVNIPSPEQRLNDYPHQFSGGMRQRVMIAMAIACNPKLLIADEPTTALDVTIQAQILELMMKLQEELNMSVVIITHDLGVVGEVCDRVIVMYAGRIIESGPVDTLLDDPKHPYTHGLLQSVPKLGPTVKERMEPIDGVPPNLIHLPAGCRFAPRCPSRFDRCEEDPALKDVASEHDCACWLY; this comes from the coding sequence ATGGAACCCTTACTGAAGGTCGACAACCTTTCGACTCACTTCCTCACCCGCGGCGGGGCGGTGCGGGCCGTGGACGACGTCAGTTTCGAAGTGGCGGAAGGAGAAACGGTGGGCATCGTGGGGGAAAGCGGGTGCGGCAAGAGCGCCACGGTGCTTTCCATCATGCGGCTCATTCCGAGCCCGCCGGGCCGCATCGTCAGCGGCAACATCCTGTTCCGGCCCGGCGCCGACGAACCGGCGGTGGACCTGCGCACCATTTCCGAACGCGAAATGCAGGAGATCCGGGGCAATATCGTCTCCATGGTGTTCCAGGACCCCATGACGTCGCTCAACCCGGTGCTGACCATCGGATGGCAGCTTCGGGAGCCCCTCCAGCTTCATCTCGACCTCGACAAGAAGCAGGCCACCGACCGCAGCATCGAACTGCTGCAGATGGTCAACATCCCGAGTCCGGAGCAGCGCCTGAACGACTACCCCCACCAGTTCAGCGGGGGGATGCGGCAGCGCGTCATGATCGCCATGGCCATCGCGTGCAACCCGAAGCTGCTCATCGCCGACGAGCCAACCACGGCGCTGGACGTCACGATACAGGCACAGATCCTGGAACTGATGATGAAGCTCCAGGAAGAACTGAACATGTCCGTCGTCATCATCACCCACGATCTCGGCGTCGTGGGCGAGGTGTGTGACCGGGTGATCGTCATGTACGCCGGCCGGATCATCGAATCGGGGCCGGTGGACACGCTGCTCGACGATCCGAAGCACCCCTATACCCACGGGCTGCTGCAGTCCGTGCCCAAGCTGGGTCCCACGGTGAAGGAACGCATGGAGCCCATCGACGGCGTGCCGCCGAACCTGATCCACCTGCCGGCCGGATGCCGGTTCGCGCCCCGGTGTCCGAGTCGTTTCGACCGGTGCGAGGAAGACCCGGCGCTGAAGGACGTAGCCTCGGAGCACGACTGCGCCTGCTGGCTGTATTGA